The Shewanella pealeana ATCC 700345 genome contains the following window.
TCAACATTAATCGAATTTGGTACCGATGAGCAGAAAAAGCAATTTTTACCCCCTATGGCCGCGAGCCAACATATGTGGGCTCAAGCGTGGTCAGAGCCTAATGCCGGCTCTGATATGGCCGCAATTACCAGTAAAGCGATACGAGAAGGCGACCATTATGTGATCAACGGTCAAAAGACTTGGTCCACAAGAGCGAGTTTTGCCGATTGGTGTTTTGGCTTGTTCCGCAGCGATCCTACTTCGAGTCGCCATCATGGCTTGTCGTATCTAATGGTGCCACTCGACGCAGAAGGGGTGACCATTAGGCCGATAAAAGCCCTTAACGGAAAAGATGCTTTTGCAGAGATCTTTTTTGATAACGTTAAAGTTCCTGTGGTTAATCGGGTGGGGGATGAAGGCGTTGGTTGGCGGGTTGCGATGGCGACGGCAGGGTTTGAGCGAGGATTGTTACTGCGCTCTCCGGCACGTTTTCAGCAGACGGCTCGCAAATTAGTCGAGCTGTATAAAGCCAATCAACAAACTGCTGATAATGATCCGAGTATTCGCAATCAGGTCAGTGAATATTGGTCGGCCGCCGAGGCTTATGCATTGTCTGCATACAATACCGTTGGCCGGCTAAATCAAGGTGACAAGATTGGCGCCGAGTCGAGCATCAACAAGATTTTTTGGTCAGAGTTAGATTTGAAGATGCACGAAACCGCTATGCGGATTTTGGGTTCTCGCGCCGAGTTACTCGACAATGATGCACAAGAAGCATATTGGCTCGATGGCTTTTTATTTGCGCAAGCGGGTCCTATCTATGCGGGATCTAACGAAATTCAACGCAATATTATTGCGGAACGCATGCTTGGCCTGCCACGCGCCTAGGGGGAATTATGGACTTTACATTCACAGAAGATGAACTCGCATTTCGAGAAGCCATCAGTCGATTTTTAATGACCGAAGCGGCTCCTGAGGCGTTGAGAGAGATTTGGGAGACTGATACGGGACGCTCACCTGAATTGCGCAATAAAATTGCCGAGCAAGGCTTAACGGCACTATCTATTCCAGAAGAAGATGGCGGCTTAGGACTTGGTGACGTTGCTTGGTCTTTAATGACCCAAGAGCTGGGTTATTACGGGATCCCCGATAGCTTAGCTGATACTGCATATCTTGCTGCAGGCGTGCTAACAGCGCGGCCGCAAACTGACAATCTAGAACGCAATCAACAGATTAAGCAATGGTTAACTGCAATCGGCGAAGGCAGTATTCGTGTTGCTGTCGGCCATCCAGTTAATCCGCTAGTGGCTGACGCTGCAGTAGCTGATCTGTTAATCCTGCTCGATGGTGATGATGTACATGCCGTTACACGTAAAGATATTGATGTAGTGCTGCGCCCAAGTATCGATTCATCAAGACGGCTTGCTAAAGTCAGTTGGCAACCAAGTCGCGATAGCTTGCTTGCTTCAGGTGAAGTAGGCAAAGCGATTCAACAGCAAATATTAAACCGCGGCGCTTTGTCAGCGGCTGGGCAGTTGTTAGGTTTAGCGCAAAGAATGCTAGATCTGTCTATTGATTATGTTGCACAGCGTAAGCAATTTGGCCGTGTAATCGGTAGTTTTCAAGCCGTTAAACACCACTTGGCAGATGTGGCATCAAAAATAGAGATGGCAAAACCCGTGCTATACCGCGCTGCAAAGGAGTTTGATGACGAAAGTGTCGACTCTTCTGTGTATATTTCTCAAGCCAAGATTTTTTGCGCTGAAGCAGCACACTTGGCGGCAAAAAACGGTATTCAAGTCCATGGTGCAATGGGATACACCTGGGAAGTCGATTTGCAGATGTTTATGAAACGGACCTGGGTTTTAGAGTCGACTTGGGGCGATGTGAGCTTTCATAAAGCCAGAGTCAATGAGTTTGTGTTTGACGCAAATAACAAAATTGGTCCAGGCCAAACCTTTGGGAGAACATAATGGCAAATGCTTATATCGTTGATGCGCTTCGCAGCCCAACAGGCCGCCGTAAAGGAGGCTTGTCTCATATACATGCCATTGATTTAGCGGCTCATTCTTTAAAGGCATTAGTAGAACGTAATGCTATTCCTGCAGCAGATTATGATGACGTTATTTTTGGTTGTGTCGATACCATAGGTTCGCAAGCTGGCAATATTGCACGTACTTCATGGCTAGCTGCAGGTTTACCGCTGAATGTACCCGGAACCACAGTAGATCGCCAATGCGGCTCGTCACAGCAAGCGATACATTTTGCCGCGCAAGCAGTGATGAGCGGTACCCAAGATGTGATAGCAGTGGGTGGTGTGCAGACTATGACACAAATTCCGATATCTTCTGCAATGTTAGCAGGCCAACCTCTGGGATTTAGCACACCGTTTGCAGAAAGTGAATTGTGGCATAAACGCTTTGGCGATGCGCCGGTGGATCAATTTTATGCGGCGCAGCGAATTGCAGATAACTGGCAGATTAGCCGCGAAATGATGGAATCATTTTCGCTAGAGAGCCATAACCGCGCATTAACTGCGATTAAAGAAGGCTATTTTGAGCGAGAAATCGTGCCATTAGCCGGAGTCACTCAAGATGAAACGCCAAGAGTATCAAGCCTTGAAAAAATGGCGTCTCTTGAACCTGTAGGCGATGCGTATCCGTCAATTACAGCTGCAGTGTCGAGCCAAACCTGTGATGCGTCGGCAGCCATGTTAATTGTCTCAGAACAAGCATTAGCTAAATATCAGCTTAAACCACGGGCACGTATTCATCATCTAAGTGTACTTGGTGATGATCCCATCTGGCATCTAACTGCACCTATTGCTGCAACAAAAGCCGCATTACAAAAAGCTGGCATGACTCTAGATGATATTGATCTCGTTGAAATTAATGAAGCATTCGCATCGGTTGCGATGGCGTGGCTTAAAGAAACGGGATATAGCCACGATAAGACCAATGTGAATGGTGGCGCAATTGCACTTGGGCATCCTTTAGGCGCGACAGGCGTACGCTTAATGACTGGTTTGTTACACGAGCTAGAGCGGCGCGGTGGGCGCTTTGGGTTACAAACAATGTGTGAGGGCGGTGGCCTTGCCAATGTCACCATTATTGAGCGTTTGTCATAAGCGACTTGAGCCAATACAAAAACAATAAAAGTTAGTGCAATTGAGGGAGCATAGAATGAAAGCATGTAATTCGAGAACCGTAATTATTACCGGCAGTGGCGGTGGCCTAGGTCGAGCTTATGCGTTAGCGTTGGCTGCAGAAGGAGCCAATGTAGTAGTTAATGATATTCGCGCCGACGCTGCTGCAGCCGTTGTTGACGAGATCTTGACTCAAGGTGGGCAAGCTATTGCGAACTCAGATGACATTACTCGCATGGACACCGCAACCAACATTGTCGATGCAGCGTTAGAGGCATTTGGTGAGGTACATGTACTGATTAATAATGCCGGTGTTTTGGCTGACAGAATGTTTATTAGCCTTAGCGAAGCAGATTGGGACAAGGTCATGCAGGTTCACTTAAAGGGCCATTTTTGTTTAGCCAATATTTTGGGGCGTCGTTGGCGTGACCTTGCAAAGGCCGGTCAACCGGTTGACGCACGGATCATCAATACTAGCTCAGGTGCAGGGCTTCAAGGCTCTATTGGGCAGTCAAACTACTCTGCTGCTAAAGGTGGCATTGCATCGTTAACATTAGTTCAAGCAGCTGAACTGGGGCGTTACGGGGTAACAGTAAATGCACTCGCGCCCGCAGCCCGCACCTCAATGACCCAAAGTGCCATGCCTGATGTGGTAAAGAAACCAGAAGATGGTAGTTTTGACCTGTGGGCGCCGGAAAATGTTGCGCCGCTGGTTGTATGGTTAAGCAGTTCTGAATCGAAGCATATCTCAGGACAGATCTTGGAAAGCCAAGGTGGACGGATCTCCTTATGTGATGGTTGGCGTACCGGTTTGACGGTAGATCATGGTAAACGATGGGAAATTAGCGAGGTAGGCTACGCTGTTGACCAACTCATAGGAAAAGCACCTGCAGCACAAAAAGTATGGGGTAGCTAAGGATTTTAGCTAAAAGCCTTTAGCTGAATTGAGACAATTGACCACGATAATGGATTAGCACCGAGGACAAATGGCAATGAACGATAATATTGATAATAAAAGACGTAGTTTGCTTAAAACAGGTACAGCACTTGGTGCTGCAGCATTGAGTGGAGTTTCATTAATCGCGCAAGGGGCTGACGCCGGTAACAGACAAAAGGCTAAGGTTGCGAGTGCCGATTTACCATTACCCGAGTACGATAACCTCGATGTTGTCGCGATGGCTGAATCTCTTAAAAAAGGTGAACTTACTCCTATAGAGTTGTTTGATGCGGCTTATGCACGCTTTGAAAGTCGCTCGGCAATCAATGTTGTTGCGGTGGAACATTTTGAACAAGCACGTGAGCATGCTTTGACGCTAAGTAAAGCGGGCAATAAAGAGCGCGCCGACAGTAACGCGCCACTTCGTGGTGTTCCTTTCGCGTTAAAAGATCTGCATATAAAAGTAAAAGGGACTGTTACGACCAATGGTAGCCCACTTTTTAAAGACTCGGTAGCAACCAACAACTCCACTCTTACTCAGCGGTATATGGACGCAGGCTTGAATATCATGGCTAAGTTGACCAGCCCTGAGTTTGGCCAAAC
Protein-coding sequences here:
- a CDS encoding acetyl-CoA C-acetyltransferase, which gives rise to MANAYIVDALRSPTGRRKGGLSHIHAIDLAAHSLKALVERNAIPAADYDDVIFGCVDTIGSQAGNIARTSWLAAGLPLNVPGTTVDRQCGSSQQAIHFAAQAVMSGTQDVIAVGGVQTMTQIPISSAMLAGQPLGFSTPFAESELWHKRFGDAPVDQFYAAQRIADNWQISREMMESFSLESHNRALTAIKEGYFEREIVPLAGVTQDETPRVSSLEKMASLEPVGDAYPSITAAVSSQTCDASAAMLIVSEQALAKYQLKPRARIHHLSVLGDDPIWHLTAPIAATKAALQKAGMTLDDIDLVEINEAFASVAMAWLKETGYSHDKTNVNGGAIALGHPLGATGVRLMTGLLHELERRGGRFGLQTMCEGGGLANVTIIERLS
- a CDS encoding SDR family oxidoreductase → MKACNSRTVIITGSGGGLGRAYALALAAEGANVVVNDIRADAAAAVVDEILTQGGQAIANSDDITRMDTATNIVDAALEAFGEVHVLINNAGVLADRMFISLSEADWDKVMQVHLKGHFCLANILGRRWRDLAKAGQPVDARIINTSSGAGLQGSIGQSNYSAAKGGIASLTLVQAAELGRYGVTVNALAPAARTSMTQSAMPDVVKKPEDGSFDLWAPENVAPLVVWLSSSESKHISGQILESQGGRISLCDGWRTGLTVDHGKRWEISEVGYAVDQLIGKAPAAQKVWGS
- a CDS encoding acyl-CoA dehydrogenase family protein; translation: MDFTFTEDELAFREAISRFLMTEAAPEALREIWETDTGRSPELRNKIAEQGLTALSIPEEDGGLGLGDVAWSLMTQELGYYGIPDSLADTAYLAAGVLTARPQTDNLERNQQIKQWLTAIGEGSIRVAVGHPVNPLVADAAVADLLILLDGDDVHAVTRKDIDVVLRPSIDSSRRLAKVSWQPSRDSLLASGEVGKAIQQQILNRGALSAAGQLLGLAQRMLDLSIDYVAQRKQFGRVIGSFQAVKHHLADVASKIEMAKPVLYRAAKEFDDESVDSSVYISQAKIFCAEAAHLAAKNGIQVHGAMGYTWEVDLQMFMKRTWVLESTWGDVSFHKARVNEFVFDANNKIGPGQTFGRT
- a CDS encoding acyl-CoA dehydrogenase family protein — protein: MNLTYTKQQQAFRLEVRQWLADNLPEQKLASYDTREGFEQHRVWEGKLFDARLSMVMWPEELGGRGCDLIEWLIFEEEYYAADAPMRVNQNGQLLLGSTLIEFGTDEQKKQFLPPMAASQHMWAQAWSEPNAGSDMAAITSKAIREGDHYVINGQKTWSTRASFADWCFGLFRSDPTSSRHHGLSYLMVPLDAEGVTIRPIKALNGKDAFAEIFFDNVKVPVVNRVGDEGVGWRVAMATAGFERGLLLRSPARFQQTARKLVELYKANQQTADNDPSIRNQVSEYWSAAEAYALSAYNTVGRLNQGDKIGAESSINKIFWSELDLKMHETAMRILGSRAELLDNDAQEAYWLDGFLFAQAGPIYAGSNEIQRNIIAERMLGLPRA